The Xanthomonas indica genome has a segment encoding these proteins:
- a CDS encoding ABC transporter substrate-binding protein, which translates to MLSRTFFTAALAAAGLLLLTACGKGGGDAASADATPVRISVGSYNLNNLPFFIADANGYFDQVGVKVKTENFAQGGSKVLQALVANSTDVAVGFYDHTIQMQSKRKDVVAFVLLSRNSGLVLAGRNDTAFDPARPQTIKGLKVGITAPGSSSDFFVRHYLSRNGIPESAVSLIGVGSGAAAVAALEQGKIDLLVNYDPAATLISERRIGRILIDARSDAGARQVYGGLYPTSVMYANRSFLEKRPQDAEKIVRAEQMALRFIADHSAEEIVAALPDAYVSGDRATYTRAVENARAIFTRDGRFVAADLETPLTVLRAFNKDVARADIDLSKTYTNAFVDRASGAGKAAQP; encoded by the coding sequence ATGTTGTCCAGAACGTTCTTCACCGCGGCGCTCGCCGCGGCCGGCCTGCTGCTCCTCACCGCCTGCGGCAAGGGCGGCGGCGATGCGGCGAGCGCCGACGCCACCCCGGTGCGCATCAGCGTCGGGTCCTACAATCTCAACAACCTGCCGTTCTTCATCGCCGACGCCAACGGCTACTTCGACCAGGTCGGGGTCAAGGTCAAGACCGAGAACTTCGCCCAAGGCGGCTCCAAGGTGCTGCAGGCCTTGGTGGCCAACTCCACCGACGTGGCGGTGGGCTTCTACGACCACACCATCCAGATGCAGTCCAAGCGCAAGGACGTGGTCGCCTTCGTGCTGCTCTCGCGCAATTCCGGGCTGGTGCTGGCCGGGCGCAACGACACCGCCTTCGATCCGGCCAGGCCGCAGACCATCAAGGGCCTGAAGGTCGGCATCACCGCGCCGGGGTCCTCGTCCGACTTCTTCGTGCGCCATTACCTCTCGCGCAACGGCATCCCCGAGAGCGCGGTGTCGTTGATCGGCGTCGGTTCCGGCGCGGCCGCGGTGGCGGCGCTGGAGCAGGGCAAGATCGACCTGCTGGTCAACTACGATCCGGCGGCGACCCTGATCAGCGAGCGCAGGATCGGCAGGATCCTGATCGACGCGCGCAGCGATGCCGGTGCGCGCCAGGTCTACGGCGGGCTGTACCCGACCTCGGTGATGTACGCCAACCGCAGCTTCCTGGAAAAGCGGCCGCAGGATGCGGAGAAGATCGTGCGTGCCGAGCAGATGGCGCTGCGCTTCATCGCCGACCACTCCGCCGAGGAGATCGTCGCGGCCTTGCCAGATGCCTACGTCTCCGGCGACCGCGCCACCTATACGCGGGCGGTGGAGAACGCCCGCGCCATCTTCACCCGCGACGGGCGCTTCGTCGCCGCCGACCTGGAAACGCCGTTGACCGTGCTGCGCGCGTTCAACAAGGACGTGGCGCGCGCGGACATCGATCTGTCCAAGACCTACACCAACGCCTTCGTCGACCGCGCCAGCGGTGCGGGCAAGGCGGCCCAACCGTGA
- a CDS encoding porin, with protein sequence MHPHPVLPRAALTLALGLLLGGANEAAAQTVPAAPATLSQAELTALVRQQALQIQQLQARLDALQAPAAPSPVPATTASATTAPALEGRVAALESAQAKAPKVSWSKGAPEFASADGNVVFRPRGRLFVDASSTDGSAASQRNLSGTEIRSVRLGAEGRYGQLGWVVEGDFADNAVAWKSVYASVDHRLFGLPAELSVGNRLNDRGIDGASSTSNTPFQDRNVVGTLILPQRGLFGVGLTERVYGRDWHASLSVAGNDLNNAGDDNDSLTWAARAHWNPLAGKDATVHLGAWAFHEEIAAGASGVLRSSAIAGHFNDQVRIAPGTLLGAQRSDGYGAELAGVVGPAWASGEWGTRNLRGRDAAGGYDLDHQAWAVSAGWFLSGALPAYAGKTGTWGRVKVADPATAGGAGAWELKLRYEDVDYAELPSGGRGHAWTLGTNWYLNDVSRLMLDVIRWQTDNRSGTVQGRDQGTTFNTRLQVAF encoded by the coding sequence ATGCATCCCCATCCCGTGCTGCCCCGCGCAGCGCTGACGCTGGCGCTCGGCCTGTTGCTCGGCGGCGCCAACGAGGCCGCTGCGCAAACCGTGCCGGCCGCGCCGGCCACGTTGAGCCAGGCCGAACTGACCGCGCTGGTGCGGCAGCAGGCGCTGCAGATCCAGCAACTGCAAGCGCGGCTCGACGCGCTGCAGGCCCCCGCCGCGCCGAGTCCGGTGCCCGCCACCACGGCGTCCGCCACCACCGCGCCGGCGCTGGAAGGCCGCGTCGCCGCGCTCGAATCGGCGCAGGCCAAGGCGCCGAAGGTGTCGTGGTCGAAGGGCGCCCCGGAGTTCGCCAGCGCCGACGGCAACGTGGTGTTCCGGCCGCGCGGCCGCCTGTTCGTCGATGCCTCCAGCACCGACGGTTCCGCTGCCAGCCAGCGCAACCTGTCCGGCACCGAGATCCGCTCGGTGCGACTCGGCGCCGAAGGCCGCTATGGCCAGCTCGGCTGGGTGGTGGAGGGCGACTTTGCCGACAACGCGGTGGCCTGGAAATCGGTGTACGCCAGCGTCGACCATCGCCTGTTCGGCCTGCCGGCCGAGCTGAGCGTGGGCAATCGCCTGAACGATCGCGGCATCGATGGCGCCAGCAGCACGTCCAACACCCCGTTCCAGGACCGCAACGTGGTCGGCACGCTGATCCTGCCGCAGCGCGGCCTGTTCGGCGTCGGCCTGACCGAGCGCGTCTACGGGCGCGACTGGCACGCCAGCCTGTCGGTGGCGGGCAACGACCTCAACAATGCCGGCGACGACAACGACAGCCTGACCTGGGCGGCGCGCGCGCACTGGAATCCGCTGGCCGGCAAGGACGCGACCGTGCACCTGGGCGCCTGGGCCTTCCACGAGGAGATCGCCGCCGGCGCCAGCGGCGTGCTGCGCAGTTCGGCGATCGCCGGGCATTTCAACGACCAGGTCCGGATCGCGCCGGGAACGCTGCTGGGTGCGCAGCGCAGCGACGGCTACGGCGCGGAGCTGGCCGGGGTCGTCGGCCCGGCCTGGGCCAGCGGCGAGTGGGGCACGCGCAATCTGCGCGGGCGCGACGCGGCCGGCGGCTACGATCTGGATCACCAGGCCTGGGCGGTGTCGGCCGGCTGGTTCCTGTCCGGCGCGCTGCCCGCGTATGCCGGCAAGACCGGCACCTGGGGCCGGGTCAAGGTCGCCGATCCGGCCACCGCCGGCGGCGCCGGGGCCTGGGAACTGAAGCTGCGCTACGAAGACGTGGACTACGCCGAGCTGCCGAGCGGCGGCCGCGGCCATGCCTGGACGCTGGGGACCAATTGGTACCTCAACGATGTCAGCCGACTGATGCTCGACGTGATCCGCTGGCAGACCGACAACCGCAGCGGCACGGTGCAGGGCAGGGACCAGGGCACGACCTTCAACACCCGCCTGCAGGTGGCGTTCTGA
- a CDS encoding 4-oxalomesaconate tautomerase gives MSNDLLGIPCVLMRGGTSKGPFFFAPDLPADPARRDRLLLEVMGAGHPLQIDGIGGGNALTSKVAIVDRSSRADADVDYLFAQVRVDQQVVDTSPNCGNMLAAVAPYAIERGLVQAQHPRTQVRIHNVNTGKLIVATVETPHGRVVYRGETRIAGAPGAASPIWLSFLDAAGARTGKLLPSGQAQDTIDGVATSLVDCAMPMMLLRASDLGVCGDASPAELNADAALLARLEALRIEAGARMGIADAGSKVIPKPVLLSAPQHGGDLQVRYFMPQQCHTALAITGAVGIATAAATPGTLANAFVGDAALPRHVVLEHPSGALEVGLSRTAADAPIVASVVRTARRLFEGRVFATSPVSTEARQWISAA, from the coding sequence ATGTCCAACGATCTGCTCGGCATTCCCTGCGTGCTCATGCGCGGCGGCACCTCCAAGGGGCCGTTCTTCTTCGCGCCAGACCTGCCGGCCGATCCGGCCCGGCGCGACCGCCTGCTGCTGGAGGTGATGGGCGCCGGGCATCCGCTGCAGATCGACGGCATCGGCGGCGGCAACGCGCTGACCAGCAAGGTCGCCATCGTCGACCGTTCCAGCCGCGCCGACGCGGACGTGGACTATCTGTTCGCGCAGGTGCGGGTCGACCAGCAGGTGGTGGACACCTCGCCCAACTGCGGCAACATGCTGGCGGCGGTGGCGCCGTACGCGATCGAGCGCGGCCTGGTGCAGGCGCAGCATCCGCGCACCCAGGTGCGCATCCACAACGTCAACACCGGCAAGCTGATCGTGGCCACGGTGGAAACGCCGCACGGCCGGGTGGTGTACCGCGGCGAGACGCGCATCGCCGGGGCGCCCGGCGCGGCGTCGCCGATCTGGCTGTCGTTCCTGGACGCGGCCGGCGCGCGCACCGGCAAGCTGTTGCCGAGCGGGCAGGCGCAGGACACCATCGACGGTGTCGCGACGAGTCTGGTGGATTGCGCCATGCCGATGATGTTGCTGCGCGCCTCCGATCTTGGCGTGTGCGGCGATGCCTCGCCTGCCGAGCTGAATGCCGATGCCGCGCTGCTGGCGCGGCTGGAGGCGCTGCGGATCGAGGCCGGCGCGCGCATGGGTATCGCCGATGCCGGCAGCAAGGTGATTCCCAAGCCGGTGCTGCTGTCGGCACCGCAGCATGGCGGGGACCTGCAGGTGCGCTATTTCATGCCGCAGCAGTGCCACACCGCGCTGGCCATCACCGGCGCGGTCGGCATCGCCACCGCGGCGGCCACGCCGGGCACCCTGGCCAACGCCTTCGTCGGCGATGCGGCGCTGCCGCGCCACGTCGTCCTGGAACATCCGAGCGGCGCCCTGGAGGTGGGATTGAGCCGCACCGCGGCCGATGCGCCGATCGTCGCCAGCGTGGTGCGCACCGCCCGCCGGCTGTTCGAAGGGCGGGTCTTCGCGACCTCGCCCGTGTCCACCGAGGCCCGCCAATGGATCTCCGCGGCATGA
- a CDS encoding ABC transporter ATP-binding protein, with amino-acid sequence MARNATVQRLNGAPHLDPAQTMVAINNVTMSFGDFTAVRDVDIQVADGEFLAIVGPTGCGKSTILNSVAGLLSPSAGQVVIDGRPVAGVQEAVGYLFQQDALLPWKTAFQNVELGLRFRGVAEAERRQRANAWLAKVGLAGFEHRYPHQLSGGQRKRVQMAQALIVEPKVILMDEPFSALDIHTRHLMQNELLRLWQEQRRSVILITHDLEEAIALGDRVVVLSSGPASRVVRSFDVDLPRPRNVAEIKLDARFTDLYRDIWACLRGEVEKSYARQD; translated from the coding sequence ATGGCACGCAACGCGACTGTGCAGCGCCTCAACGGCGCGCCGCACCTCGATCCGGCACAGACGATGGTCGCGATCAACAACGTCACCATGTCCTTCGGCGATTTCACCGCCGTGCGCGACGTGGACATCCAGGTCGCCGATGGCGAGTTCCTGGCCATCGTCGGCCCCACCGGTTGCGGCAAGAGCACCATCCTCAACTCGGTGGCGGGGCTGCTGTCGCCCTCCGCCGGCCAGGTCGTCATCGATGGCCGCCCGGTCGCCGGCGTACAGGAAGCGGTCGGCTACCTGTTCCAGCAGGATGCGCTGCTGCCGTGGAAGACCGCCTTCCAGAACGTGGAGCTGGGCCTGCGCTTCCGTGGCGTGGCCGAGGCCGAGCGCAGGCAGCGCGCCAATGCCTGGCTGGCCAAGGTCGGCCTGGCGGGGTTCGAGCACCGCTACCCGCACCAGCTCTCCGGCGGCCAGCGCAAGCGCGTGCAGATGGCGCAGGCGCTGATCGTCGAGCCGAAGGTGATCCTGATGGACGAGCCGTTCTCGGCGCTGGACATCCACACCCGCCACCTCATGCAGAACGAACTGCTGCGGCTATGGCAGGAGCAGCGCCGCTCGGTGATCCTGATCACCCACGACCTGGAAGAGGCGATCGCGCTGGGCGACCGCGTGGTGGTGCTGTCCTCCGGCCCCGCCAGCCGCGTGGTGCGCAGTTTCGACGTGGACCTGCCGCGTCCGCGCAACGTCGCCGAGATCAAGCTCGACGCGCGTTTTACCGACCTGTACCGCGACATCTGGGCCTGCCTGCGCGGCGAAGTGGAGAAGAGCTATGCACGCCAAGACTGA
- a CDS encoding ABC transporter permease: MHAKTDKLIQLALVVAVFGGWEGGIALGLIDPFFFPAPTAIVQQAWTWLSDTGFYQHVYITLTETALGYVIGTALGVAGGVWLGLSRRSARILDPFIKGFNAIPRVVLAPIFVLWLGLGLWSKVALAVTLVFFTTFFNAMQGVREVNPVVLANARILGANRRDLLRHVYFPAAASWILSSLRTSVGFAVVGAIIGEYLGASAGLGYLIAQAEGNFNAVGVFAGIIILAAFVLLIDALLDVIENRLITWRPNAQNQATS, translated from the coding sequence ATGCACGCCAAGACTGACAAACTCATCCAGCTCGCGCTGGTCGTGGCCGTGTTCGGCGGCTGGGAGGGCGGCATCGCCCTGGGCCTGATCGACCCGTTCTTCTTCCCCGCGCCGACCGCGATCGTGCAGCAGGCCTGGACCTGGCTGTCCGATACCGGCTTCTACCAGCACGTCTACATCACCTTGACCGAAACGGCGCTCGGCTATGTCATCGGTACCGCGCTGGGCGTGGCCGGCGGCGTCTGGCTGGGCCTGAGCCGGCGCTCGGCGCGGATCCTGGATCCCTTCATCAAGGGCTTCAATGCGATCCCGCGCGTGGTGCTGGCGCCGATCTTCGTGCTGTGGCTGGGCCTGGGCCTGTGGTCGAAAGTGGCGCTGGCGGTGACCCTGGTGTTCTTCACCACGTTCTTCAACGCCATGCAGGGCGTGCGCGAGGTCAATCCGGTGGTGCTGGCCAATGCGCGCATCCTCGGCGCCAACCGCCGCGACCTGCTGCGTCACGTGTACTTCCCCGCGGCGGCGAGCTGGATCCTGTCGTCGTTGCGCACCTCGGTGGGCTTTGCCGTGGTCGGCGCGATCATCGGCGAATACCTCGGCGCCTCCGCCGGCCTGGGCTACCTGATCGCGCAGGCCGAGGGCAACTTCAATGCCGTGGGCGTGTTCGCCGGCATCATCATCCTGGCCGCCTTCGTGCTGCTCATCGATGCGCTGCTTGACGTGATCGAGAACCGCCTGATCACCTGGCGTCCCAACGCGCAGAACCAGGCCACCAGCTGA
- the acnA gene encoding aconitate hydratase AcnA has product MNDSFSTRSQLHVGGKTYGYFSLPKLGERFDISRLPYSLKILLENLLRHEDGGATVGKEHIEAVAQWQPTAEPDTEIAFMPARVVLQDFTGVPCVVDLAAMRDAVVKLGGRPEQINPLIPSELVIDHSVQVDVFGKPDALDLNGKIEFQRNKERYGFLRWGQKAFDNFKVVPPNTGIVHQVNLEHLARVVMTGERDGEALAYPDTVFGTDSHTTMINGIGVLGWGVGGIEAEAAMLGQPSSMLIPQVVGFKLTGKLPEGATATDLVLTVTQMLRKHGVVGKFVEFFGDGLQHLPLADRATIGNMAPEYGATCGIFPIDAESLTYLRLSGRSEEQIALVEAYAKAQGLWHDADSAHASYSATLELDMGDVKPSLAGPKRPQDRVLLEDMQRNFRDSLVPFADARAKRRSDAAQEDRLKNEGGGGTAVGAQAAHAQDAEASGAGWRLRDGAVVIAAITSCTNTSNPAVMLGAGLLARNAVAKGLKAQPWVKTSLGPGSLVVTDYLKKAGVMSDLEQLGFYVVGYGCTTCIGNSGPLPEDVSAAIAQDDLVVASVLSGNRNFEGRVHPEVKMNYLASPPLVVAYAIAGTTDIDLTREPLGTGSDGQPVYLRDIWPSNKEIGDTIAATVGPEMFKQNYADVFKGDSRWNTIASPDGELYAWDGASTYIKNPPYFDGMTMQVGRIEDVHGARVLGLFGDSITTDHISPAGNIKKDSPAGRFLQERGVQPADFNSYGSRRGNDDVMVRGTFANIRIKNLMFGGEEGGNTLYYPAGGGQPEKLAIYDAAMKYKADGVPLVVIGGKEYGTGSSRDWAAKGTNLLGVKAVIAESFERIHRSNLVGMGVLPLQFLDGQNAQSLGLDGSEVFEITGLQDGASKRAKVVATKADGGTQSFEVAVMLLTPKEVEYFRHGGLLQYVLRQLAAR; this is encoded by the coding sequence ATGAACGACTCGTTCTCCACCCGCAGCCAGCTGCACGTCGGCGGCAAGACCTACGGTTACTTCAGCCTGCCCAAGCTCGGCGAGCGCTTCGACATCTCGCGCCTGCCCTACTCGCTGAAGATCCTGCTGGAGAATCTGCTGCGCCACGAGGACGGCGGCGCGACCGTCGGCAAGGAGCACATCGAAGCGGTGGCGCAATGGCAGCCGACCGCCGAGCCGGACACCGAGATCGCGTTCATGCCGGCGCGCGTGGTGCTGCAGGACTTCACCGGCGTCCCGTGCGTGGTCGACCTGGCGGCGATGCGCGACGCGGTGGTCAAGCTCGGCGGACGCCCGGAGCAGATCAATCCGCTGATCCCCTCGGAACTGGTGATCGACCACTCGGTGCAGGTGGACGTGTTCGGCAAGCCCGACGCGCTGGATCTCAACGGCAAGATCGAATTCCAGCGCAACAAGGAACGCTACGGCTTCCTGCGCTGGGGCCAGAAGGCCTTCGACAACTTCAAGGTGGTGCCCCCGAACACCGGCATCGTGCACCAGGTCAACCTGGAGCACCTGGCGCGGGTGGTGATGACCGGCGAACGCGACGGCGAGGCGCTGGCCTACCCGGACACCGTGTTCGGCACCGACAGCCACACCACCATGATCAACGGCATCGGCGTGCTCGGCTGGGGCGTGGGCGGCATCGAGGCGGAAGCGGCGATGCTCGGCCAGCCCTCGTCGATGCTGATCCCGCAGGTGGTGGGCTTCAAGCTCACCGGCAAGCTGCCCGAAGGCGCCACCGCCACCGACCTGGTGCTGACGGTGACGCAGATGCTGCGCAAGCACGGCGTGGTCGGCAAGTTCGTCGAGTTCTTCGGCGACGGTCTGCAGCACCTGCCGCTGGCCGACCGCGCCACCATCGGCAACATGGCGCCGGAGTACGGCGCCACCTGCGGCATCTTCCCGATCGACGCCGAATCGCTGACCTACCTGCGCCTGTCCGGCCGCAGCGAAGAGCAGATCGCGCTGGTCGAGGCCTACGCCAAGGCGCAGGGCCTGTGGCACGACGCCGACAGCGCGCATGCCAGCTACAGCGCGACGCTGGAACTGGACATGGGTGACGTCAAGCCGTCGCTGGCCGGCCCCAAGCGCCCGCAGGACCGCGTGCTGCTGGAAGACATGCAGCGCAACTTCCGCGACAGCCTGGTGCCGTTTGCCGACGCGCGCGCCAAGCGCCGCAGCGACGCCGCGCAGGAAGACCGGCTCAAGAACGAAGGCGGCGGCGGCACCGCGGTCGGCGCCCAGGCGGCGCACGCGCAGGACGCCGAGGCCAGCGGCGCCGGCTGGCGCCTGCGCGACGGCGCGGTGGTGATCGCGGCGATCACCTCCTGCACCAACACCTCCAACCCGGCGGTCATGCTCGGCGCCGGCCTGCTCGCGCGCAACGCCGTGGCCAAGGGCCTGAAGGCGCAGCCCTGGGTCAAGACCTCGCTCGGGCCGGGCTCGCTGGTGGTCACCGACTACCTGAAGAAGGCCGGGGTGATGAGCGACCTGGAACAGCTCGGCTTCTACGTGGTCGGCTACGGCTGCACCACCTGCATCGGCAACTCCGGCCCGCTGCCGGAGGACGTGTCCGCGGCGATCGCGCAGGACGACCTGGTGGTGGCCTCGGTGCTGTCGGGCAACCGCAACTTCGAAGGCCGCGTGCATCCGGAAGTGAAGATGAACTACCTGGCGTCGCCGCCGCTGGTGGTCGCCTACGCCATCGCCGGCACCACCGACATCGACCTGACCCGCGAGCCGCTGGGGACCGGCAGCGACGGCCAGCCGGTGTACCTGCGCGACATCTGGCCGAGCAACAAGGAGATCGGCGACACCATCGCCGCCACGGTCGGCCCGGAAATGTTCAAGCAGAACTACGCCGACGTGTTCAAGGGCGACAGCCGCTGGAACACCATCGCCTCGCCCGACGGCGAGCTGTACGCCTGGGACGGCGCCTCCACCTACATCAAGAACCCGCCCTACTTCGACGGCATGACCATGCAGGTCGGCCGCATCGAGGACGTGCATGGCGCGCGCGTGCTCGGCCTGTTCGGCGATTCGATCACCACCGACCACATCTCCCCGGCCGGCAACATCAAGAAGGACTCGCCGGCGGGCCGCTTCCTGCAGGAACGCGGCGTGCAGCCGGCCGACTTCAACAGCTACGGCAGCCGCCGCGGCAACGACGACGTCATGGTCCGCGGCACCTTCGCCAATATCCGCATCAAGAACCTGATGTTCGGCGGCGAGGAAGGCGGCAACACCCTGTACTACCCGGCCGGCGGCGGCCAGCCGGAAAAGCTGGCGATCTACGACGCGGCGATGAAGTACAAGGCCGACGGCGTGCCGCTGGTGGTGATCGGCGGCAAGGAATACGGCACCGGCTCTTCGCGCGACTGGGCGGCCAAGGGCACCAACCTGCTCGGGGTCAAGGCGGTGATCGCCGAGAGCTTCGAGCGCATCCACCGCTCCAACCTGGTCGGCATGGGCGTGCTGCCGCTGCAGTTCCTCGACGGCCAGAA
- a CDS encoding AbrB/MazE/SpoVT family DNA-binding domain-containing protein, producing MEATVAERGQITLPKAVRDALGLSKGTILKVELDGGRIILRKSVDDAISRARGRFKLDGFASTDEAMRAIRGRAPGDPFEPEPDAGA from the coding sequence ATGGAAGCCACTGTCGCCGAACGCGGTCAGATCACCCTTCCCAAGGCCGTGCGCGATGCGCTCGGCCTGAGCAAGGGCACCATCCTGAAAGTGGAGCTGGACGGCGGCCGGATCATCCTGCGCAAGAGCGTGGACGATGCCATCTCGCGCGCCCGTGGCCGCTTCAAGCTCGACGGCTTCGCCAGCACCGACGAAGCGATGCGTGCGATCCGCGGCCGCGCCCCGGGCGATCCGTTCGAACCCGAACCCGACGCCGGCGCATGA
- a CDS encoding LysR family transcriptional regulator, producing MSINCEILDLRAFLLVAETRSFHRAAEALHMSQPALSRRIQKLEQAVGSPLLERTTRSVATTAIGENLLPLVRRMIEEFDGSLFSVRGHDDARGATVTIACLPTAAFYFLPSVMARFREAHPHVRFRILDIPATEGLQAVERGEVEFGINFMGANDPNLDFDVLAEDPFVLACRRDHPLAKKRRIEWADLAQHQLITVHRTSGNRTLLDGALARENLKLSWHYEVTHLSTSLGMVEAGIGVSVLPKMATPDGEHPILVTRPIGNPVVSRTIGIVRRRSALLSPSAERFLQMLMSRWRGKP from the coding sequence ATGAGCATCAATTGCGAAATCCTGGACCTGCGCGCGTTCCTGCTGGTGGCCGAGACGCGCAGCTTCCATCGCGCCGCCGAGGCGCTGCACATGTCGCAGCCGGCGCTGAGCCGGCGCATCCAGAAGCTGGAACAGGCGGTCGGGTCGCCGCTGCTGGAACGCACCACCCGCAGCGTGGCCACCACTGCCATCGGCGAGAACCTGCTGCCGCTGGTGCGGCGCATGATCGAGGAGTTCGACGGCTCGCTGTTCTCGGTGCGCGGCCACGACGACGCGCGCGGCGCCACCGTCACCATCGCCTGCCTGCCGACCGCCGCGTTCTACTTCCTGCCCAGCGTGATGGCGCGCTTCCGCGAGGCGCATCCGCACGTGCGCTTCCGCATTCTCGACATCCCCGCCACCGAGGGCCTGCAGGCGGTGGAGCGCGGCGAGGTCGAGTTCGGCATCAACTTCATGGGCGCCAACGATCCCAACCTGGATTTCGACGTGCTCGCCGAAGATCCGTTCGTGCTGGCCTGCCGCCGCGACCATCCATTGGCGAAAAAACGCCGGATCGAATGGGCCGACCTCGCCCAGCACCAGTTGATCACCGTGCACCGTACCAGCGGCAACCGCACCCTGCTCGACGGCGCGCTGGCGCGCGAGAACCTGAAGCTGAGCTGGCACTACGAAGTGACCCACCTGTCCACCTCGCTTGGCATGGTCGAGGCGGGCATCGGCGTGTCGGTGCTGCCGAAAATGGCCACGCCCGACGGCGAGCATCCGATCCTGGTGACCCGGCCGATCGGCAACCCGGTGGTCTCGCGCACCATCGGCATCGTGCGCCGGCGCAGCGCGCTGCTCTCGCCCAGCGCCGAACGTTTCCTGCAGATGCTGATGAGCCGCTGGCGCGGCAAGCCGTGA
- a CDS encoding type II toxin-antitoxin system VapC family toxin, translating to MIAIDSSVLVDLLADGPQADAAEACLRQCLSTGPVVVCDIVLAEVCSALRDGAEALSVLEDMSIRFSALEAKSALRAGEMQRRFRARGGKRERVVADFLIGAHALLQCDGLITRDDRFFRDYFKGLKIIVPKPAG from the coding sequence ATGATCGCCATCGACTCGTCCGTGCTGGTGGATCTGCTGGCCGACGGCCCGCAGGCCGACGCCGCCGAAGCCTGCCTGCGCCAGTGCCTGAGCACCGGCCCGGTGGTGGTCTGCGACATCGTCCTGGCCGAAGTGTGCAGCGCGCTGCGCGACGGCGCCGAGGCGTTGTCGGTGCTGGAGGACATGAGCATCCGCTTCAGCGCGCTGGAGGCCAAGTCGGCCTTGCGCGCCGGCGAGATGCAGCGCCGCTTCCGCGCCCGCGGCGGCAAGCGCGAGCGGGTCGTGGCCGATTTCCTGATCGGTGCGCATGCGCTGCTGCAATGCGATGGCCTGATCACCCGCGACGACCGTTTTTTCCGCGATTACTTCAAGGGCTTGAAGATCATCGTCCCCAAGCCTGCCGGCTGA